The following are encoded in a window of Oreochromis aureus strain Israel breed Guangdong linkage group 10, ZZ_aureus, whole genome shotgun sequence genomic DNA:
- the vamp2 gene encoding vesicle-associated membrane protein 2: MSAPAAGAPAPEGGNQPPNLTSNRRLQQTQAQVDEVVDIMRVNVDKVLERDQKLSELDDRADALQAGASQFETSAAKLKNKYWWKNAKMMIILGVICVIVLIVIIVYFST, encoded by the exons AT GTCTGCCCCAGCCGCCGGAGCCCCTGCACCAGAGGGAGGGAATCAGCCCCCTAACCTCACCAGCAACCGCCgtctgcagcagacacaggcACAGGTGGATGAG GTAGTGGATATCATGCGTGTAAATGTGGACAAGGTTCTGGAGCGTGATCAGAAGCTGTCAGAACTGGACGACAGGGCCGATGCCCTGCAGGCTGGAGCCTCTCAGTTTGAGACCAGTGCTGCAAAACTGAAGAATAAATACTGGTGGAAAAATGCCAAG ATGATGATTATCCTGGGCGTGATATGTGTGATTGTCCTCATTGTCATTATTG TGTACTTCAGCACCTAA
- the mpp1 gene encoding 55 kDa erythrocyte membrane protein, whose amino-acid sequence MTLKSNKNDPTVTLESVNSVRTALSDLYLEQLLQNKPKSDKAAMQNYENQGADFYTNGSAGHRNCTEVPRMKEVAFEKSPSEPMGVTLKLNEKQRCTVARILHGGMIHRQGSIHEGDEIAEINGKTVTNQTVDQLQKILRETNGVVTMKIIPNMKSRSRICEMYMRAQFDYDPATDDLIPCKEAGLKFQTGDIIQIINKQDPNWWQGRVESSTTDFAGLIPSPELQEWRVASKSKAKEGTQSCSPFGKKKKCKDKYLAKHSSIFDQLDVISYEEVVRLPAFQRKTLVLIGAPGVGRSHIKNALLTRYPEKFSYPSPHTTRPQRKDEENGKEYYFISNEAMTKSISGNELLEYGSFQGFMFGTKIETIQKIHTQGKIALLDIEPQTLKLLRTADFAPLVVFIAPTNTAPQTENLQMIQKESDAILSTYGHFFDVLLINNDVDESVKGVEEAMERATSTPQWVPVSWVY is encoded by the exons ATGACGTTAAAATCCAATAAAAACGATCCCACTGTCACACTGGAGTCCGTGAACAGCGTCCGGACAGCCCTTTCCGATCTCTACCTGGAGCAGCTCCttcaaaacaaaccaaagtCTGACAAG GCAGCTATGCAAAACTATGAGAATCAGGGGGCTGACTTTTACACCAACGGCAGTGCTGGACACAGAAATTGCACAGAGGTTCCCAGGATGAAAGAAGTGGCGTTTGAAAAGAGTCCTTCAGAGCCAATG GGGGTCACTCTGAAACTGAACGAGAAACAGCGATGCACGGTGGCCAGGATATTGCATGGAGGGATGATTCACAGACAAG GGTCTATACACGAAGGAGACGAAATAGCAGAAATCAATGGAAAAACTGTGACAAACCAAACTGTAGATCAGCTACAAAAGATCCTG AGAGAAACCAATGGAGTCGTCACGATGAAAATCATACCCAACATGAAGAGTCGATCCCGAATCTGCGAG ATGTACATGAGGGCTCAGTTCGATTATGACCCTGCCACAGATGACCTCATCCCATGCAAAGAGGCAGGTCTGAAGTTTCAGACTGGGGACATCATTCAGATCATCAACAAGCAGGATCCAAACTGGTGGCAGGGCAGAGTGGAGAGCAGTACTACTGACTTCGCTGGACTCATACCTTCTCCAGAGCTCCAAGAATG GAGGGTGGCCAGTAAAAGCAAGGCCAAAGAGGGCACTCAGTCCTGCAGCCCatttggaaagaaaaagaagtgcaagGACAAGTACCTAGCTAAACACAGCTCTA TTTTTGACCAGCTGGATGTGATTTCTTATGAGGAGGTTGTTCGGCTCCCAGCTTTTCAAAGGAAAACACTGGTCCTTATTG GGGCACCTGGTGTTGGAAGGAGTCATATTAAGAATGCACTGTTGACACGATACCCCGAGAAGTTTTCATACCCTTCACCAC ACACCACCAGACCCCAACGTAAGGATGAGGAAAATGGAAAGGAATATTACTTCATCTCCAATGAAGCCATGACTAAGAGCATCTCTGGAAATGAGCTGCTGGAGTATGGCAGCTTCCAGGGTTTCATGTTTGGCACCAAAATTGAGACTATCCAGAAGATCCACACGCAGGGCAAAATCGCTCTGCTGGATATAGAACCACAG ACCTTGAAACTCTTGCGGACAGCTGATTTTGCACCTCTGGTGGTTTTCATTGCACCGACCAACACCGCTCCCCAG ACGGAAAACCTGCAGATGATCCAGAAAGAGTCAGACGCCATCCTGAGCACATATGGACACTTCTTTGATGTGCTTCTCATCAACAACGACGTGGATGAAAGTGTTAAGGGTGTTGAGGAGGCCATGGAGCGGGCCACGTCCACCCCTCAGTGGGTGCCTGTGTCATGGGTGTACTGA